The proteins below come from a single Aegilops tauschii subsp. strangulata cultivar AL8/78 chromosome 6, Aet v6.0, whole genome shotgun sequence genomic window:
- the LOC141026249 gene encoding uncharacterized protein yields MTFYLIDNVPISVGHAVGSAMATCKVEKAEFTVLTEKGRLECTIDDSVKYGARFVSFFNECTDTFAGLTRLYLANLRFAESEFVSNILVTCKRLKYLGFLNCNTESWIAFQIEHAELSELSIFNCRFDVVKLDWVPKLTCWHEMVELSTLLHETFVRDLSLGFKCEKIWVQPECPTRRLASVFHQLRIVNLVDIPKGYDLTWTMFILEAAPSLEEFYMTGCSY; encoded by the exons ATGACGTTCTACTTGATAGACAATGTCCCCATATCAGTCGGGCATGCTGTTGGCAGTGCCATGGCAACATGCAAGGTCGAGAAGGCCGAATTCACTGTTCTGACAGAGAAGGGACGCCTAGAGTGCACCATTGACGATTCGGTGAAATACGGGGCACGGTTCGTGTCATTTTTTAATGAGTGTACGGATACATTTGCTGGTCTCACGCGCCTCTACCTGGCGAATTTGAGATTCGCTGAATCAGAATTTGTCTCCAACATCCTCGTCACTTGCAAGCGATTAAAATATTTAGGTTTTCTCAATTGCAACACAGAGAGTTGGATAGCGTTCCAAATTGAACACGCAGAACTCAGTGAGCTCAGTATTTTCAATTGCCGTTTTGACGTGGTCAAACTCGACTGGGTTCCGAAGCTCACTTG TTGGCATGAAATGGTCGAGTTAAGTACATTACTTCATGAGACCTTTGTTCGAGACCTGAGCTTGGGGTTTAAATGCGAAAAG ATTTGGGTTCAACCAGAGTGTCCGACCAGAAGGCTGGCATCTGTGTTTCATCAACTAAGGATTGTCAATCTTGTTGACATTCCTAAAGGGTATGATCTCACCTGGACAATGTTTATTCTGGAAGCGGCGCCGTCCCTGGAGGAGTTCTACATGACGGGGTGTTCTTACTGA